The window GCTCGAGAAGGCCGCGCGTCAGGCTCGGAGGCGTGAGCAGATACGTGGGGCGAGAGTCCGCATGGGCCTGCCAAAAGGACCCCGCGTCATGGCGATCCAGGAGCGTGATGCTTCCCCCGACACAGAGCATCGGCATCAGCTGGCCGAGCATGAACACCGGCCGGCCGATGCTCACGCACGCCAGCGTGGCATCGTCGGCCGTAAGCGTCAGTTCGTCGATGAACAGCCGCACGCGGTGAGTCATGCGACCCTGGGTGTGGGCCACACCCTTGGGCCGCGCCGTGGTCCCTGACGTGTAGACCAACAGCCCGATCGGATCCGACGCCAGGCCCGGGGACATCGCTGGCGTCGCGGCGGGGCCGGCGAGCAGGTGCCCAAACGGCACAGCGCCCGCAGGCGGCTCGTCCGGAACGTCGCCGCAGAGCACGACAGCGTCGAGTTGATCACGGGCCTCCGCTGTCACGGCACCGAGCAATGCCGGCGACGTGACGAGCATGCGGCCGCCGCTGTGCCTGAGGATGTACTCCACCTGCGGCGGGGCGAACGTGGGAGACAGTGGCACGGCGATGAGGCCGGCCTTCGCGGCGGCCAGGATCGAGATCGCCAGTTCCACGCCGTTGGGCAGCAGGAAGGCCACGCGATCCTGGCCGGTCAGTCCCAGCGACATGAAACCGTGGGCGACCCGGGCGACGCGATCGGCGAGATCGGCATACGAAAGCGAACCGGCGGAGCTGTGGATCGCGACGGCGTGCGGCGCTCTCGCCGCCGCATCGTCGAGCATGGCGGCCAACGTCATGGGTGGTCCTGCTTTCGCGTGCGAAGACGTTACTTTTTACCAGAGTCCGCGCTGGTGTTGAGGGCGATGTGCGGGGTCTGCTAGCCTCCCTTCGGCCGGCAGGGCGAAGATGCCGCGGATTCCCGCGGCCGCCCTGCGGTGAAAGCGAGCAGCACTGTGGCCCCAATCCCCGCAGCCGAGTCAGCCCTCCCGGAAGGGAGTGGCGTGGACCGCGCGGGGCTGATCTTGTTCACGCTCGCGGCGATGCAGTT of the Planctomycetia bacterium genome contains:
- a CDS encoding long-chain-fatty-acid--CoA ligase produces the protein MTLAAMLDDAAARAPHAVAIHSSAGSLSYADLADRVARVAHGFMSLGLTGQDRVAFLLPNGVELAISILAAAKAGLIAVPLSPTFAPPQVEYILRHSGGRMLVTSPALLGAVTAEARDQLDAVVLCGDVPDEPPAGAVPFGHLLAGPAATPAMSPGLASDPIGLLVYTSGTTARPKGVAHTQGRMTHRVRLFIDELTLTADDATLACVSIGRPVFMLGQLMPMLCVGGSITLLDRHDAGSFWQAHADSRPTYLLTPPSLTRGLLEHAAARAADFSRLRYWIVGGDTCPAAVHALMKDVVRKPLLEICGMTETGFYCISPPHGPSKPGSIGQAMMGVAVRVVTESGADTPPGEVGRVLVRTPDMMVGYWNDTLATHRMLRSGWLDTEDLASTDEDGFLWFAGRQKDMISRGGFKVAPAMVEDAILSHPGVATAAVVGAADEREGQVPVAFYELRPSAVDPGAEALAAWAAARLEPLSVPVSFFRVDRWPLTAQGKLDRARLVWMADFGDGREL